The Camelus dromedarius isolate mCamDro1 chromosome 8, mCamDro1.pat, whole genome shotgun sequence genome includes a window with the following:
- the TMEM273 gene encoding transmembrane protein 273 isoform X1, with protein sequence MGLGIRMLRALVLLLGTTEREEPSPQPGPATPHKEDVYFSGKGRRMLSWSSSLLSESSSEYQSYSQDQSCYSCTYSDKDAAQQNMCAFYTHVKTVQGVAVAWETDSGFEPVSRQPRIHEAEFIRRQRRKGSSFEMASNTDLRWELEASRNNTCSEPDDVELLAPLECCLQELRDTPDWLVTTNYGLRCMACCRVFPTLEELLEHAQYGIQEGFSCQIFFEEMLERRRARGQMQEQQPEEEEQSCSDSSERPRSHVKVLSSEPQTRPQKQ encoded by the coding sequence GGACCACAGAGAGAGAGGAGCCATCTCCGCAGCCGGGCCCGGCCACTCCCCACAAGGAGGACGTCTACTTTTCGGGCAAGGGCCGGAGAATGCTGAGCTGGAGCAGCTCACTGTTGTCCGAGTCCTCCTCCGAGTACCAGTCCTACTCCCAGGACCAGTCTTGCTACTCCTGCACATACAGCGACAAGGATGCTGCCCAGCAAAACATGTGCGCCTTCTATACCCACGTGAAGACCGTGCAGGGCGTGGCCGTGGCCTGGGAGACCGACAGTGGCTTCGAGCCGGTCAGCAGGCAGCCCCGCATCCACGAAGCCGAGTTTATCAGGAGGCAGAGGCGGAAAGGCTCCTCCTTTGAGATGGCGTCCAACACTGACCTGCGCTGGGAGCTGGAAGCCAGCAGGAACAACACCTGCTCAGAGCCGGACGACGTGGAGCTGCTGGCGCCCCTGGAGTGCTGTCTGCAGGAGCTGCGGGACACCCCAGACTGGCTGGTCACCACCAACTACGGGCTGCGGTGCATGGCCTGCTGCCGGGTCTTCCCCACGCTGGAGGAGCTGCTGGAGCATGCCCAGTATGGCATCCAAGAGGGCTTCAGCTGCCAGATCTTTTTCGAGGAGATGCTGGAGAGAAGGCGGGCCCGGGGCCAAATGCAGGAGCAACAAccagaggaggaggaacagagCTGCTCAGACAGTAGCGAACGTCCAAGGTCCCATGTCAAGGTGCTTTCATCAGAGCCACAGACACGGCCGCAGAAGCAGTGA